In one Mucilaginibacter ginsenosidivorax genomic region, the following are encoded:
- a CDS encoding fatty acid desaturase gives MIKRTDFVYSSESEPHRIRTKKILKQFPQLRKLIGKNPNTIFAIVGLVAFQVVLAWFLRDQSWWWVFGAAYLLGAFADHALFVMIHECTHQLLFKNRNANRWASMFANLPQILPSAISFEKYHIKHHSFQGVHELDADLPNKWEAKLISNSFFGKALWLLFFPVFQLFRLSRLREIHPIDGWIITNFLLQVIFTTAIAYFMGWHSVAFLLLSFSFSVGLHPLGARWIQEHYLTHSVEQETYSYYGNFNAVAFNVGFHNEHHDFPSIPWNKLPEIKKTAPEFYDTLYYHTSWTKLFFRFLFDREISLFNRILRKDRGRVALTDVSKPDVEMEMVKEH, from the coding sequence ATGATTAAAAGAACTGATTTTGTTTATTCTTCCGAGTCTGAACCACATCGTATCCGTACAAAAAAAATTTTAAAGCAGTTTCCGCAGTTGCGCAAGCTGATAGGTAAAAACCCCAATACCATATTTGCTATTGTTGGTTTGGTAGCGTTCCAGGTAGTTTTGGCCTGGTTTCTGCGCGATCAATCATGGTGGTGGGTATTTGGCGCGGCTTACCTGTTAGGCGCCTTTGCCGATCATGCATTGTTTGTAATGATTCATGAATGTACTCACCAGCTGCTGTTTAAAAATCGTAACGCTAACCGCTGGGCATCAATGTTTGCCAATTTGCCGCAAATATTGCCAAGCGCAATCTCGTTCGAAAAATACCATATCAAACACCACTCTTTTCAGGGTGTGCATGAACTGGATGCCGATTTGCCTAACAAATGGGAAGCAAAACTCATCAGTAATTCTTTTTTTGGTAAAGCGCTTTGGTTGCTGTTTTTCCCGGTATTCCAGCTTTTCCGTTTATCACGGTTAAGAGAGATACACCCTATTGATGGATGGATAATTACCAACTTTTTATTGCAGGTTATTTTTACCACCGCTATAGCTTATTTTATGGGCTGGCATTCGGTGGCATTTTTACTGCTTAGCTTCTCATTCTCTGTTGGCCTGCACCCGCTTGGCGCCCGCTGGATACAAGAGCACTACCTAACACATAGTGTTGAGCAGGAAACTTACAGCTACTATGGTAATTTTAACGCAGTGGCTTTCAATGTAGGCTTCCATAATGAACACCACGATTTCCCTTCTATCCCCTGGAATAAATTACCAGAGATTAAGAAAACCGCCCCTGAATTTTATGATACGCTGTACTATCATACCTCATGGACAAAACTATTTTTCCGGTTCCTTTTTGATCGCGAAATTTCGCTTTTCAACCGCATCTTACGTAAAGACCGTGGCCGGGTTGCACTCACCGATGTATCCAAGCCCGACGTGGAAATGGAAATGGTAAAAGAACACTAA
- a CDS encoding YncE family protein, giving the protein MKKQILIFAMAAIGLAPFTTKAQTYVADKTITLQGDGGYDYLTIDKVNNRLYVSHGTQVNVIDLATEKEVGSVDNMKGVHGIAIVNKLNRGFITDGKANAVVAFDIKTLKTITTIPLTGANGPDAIMYDPYSDRIFSFNGESNNSSVIDPKTLKQVGTVALGGGPEFAVPDGKGKIYNNLEDKNSLNVIDSKMLKVVKNYPLAPCGGPTGLALDAANQRIFTVCRENKGMSVVDINTGKVTATIPIGAGVDAVAYDAETKLIFCSNGDGTTTIIKQKSADEYSVIQTLKTALRAKTLALDTKTHKIYLSVAEFEPGTRKALPGTFKVLVYKLQ; this is encoded by the coding sequence ATGAAAAAGCAAATTTTGATTTTTGCCATGGCGGCAATCGGCTTAGCACCTTTTACAACAAAAGCCCAAACCTATGTGGCCGATAAAACCATAACTTTACAAGGCGATGGCGGCTATGATTACCTGACTATTGATAAAGTAAACAACCGCTTATACGTATCGCACGGCACCCAGGTAAACGTTATTGACCTGGCTACCGAAAAAGAGGTGGGCTCTGTAGATAATATGAAAGGCGTACATGGCATTGCTATTGTAAATAAACTAAACCGCGGCTTTATAACCGACGGAAAGGCTAATGCTGTGGTTGCATTTGATATTAAAACCTTAAAAACAATTACTACCATACCCCTTACAGGTGCTAATGGCCCCGACGCGATAATGTATGATCCTTATTCAGACCGCATTTTCAGTTTTAACGGCGAAAGCAATAACTCGTCGGTTATCGATCCTAAAACTTTAAAACAGGTGGGTACAGTAGCATTGGGCGGAGGACCGGAATTTGCAGTACCAGATGGCAAAGGCAAAATATATAACAACCTGGAAGATAAAAATAGCCTGAACGTTATTGACAGCAAAATGCTTAAGGTTGTTAAAAACTATCCGCTTGCACCATGTGGCGGCCCTACCGGCCTGGCATTAGATGCAGCAAACCAGCGCATATTTACTGTTTGCCGCGAAAATAAAGGCATGAGCGTTGTTGATATCAACACAGGCAAAGTAACTGCCACCATACCTATTGGCGCGGGTGTTGATGCCGTGGCTTATGATGCCGAAACAAAGCTTATATTTTGCTCCAATGGCGATGGTACAACCACCATTATCAAACAAAAATCGGCGGATGAATACAGTGTTATCCAAACCCTGAAAACGGCCTTGCGTGCTAAAACTTTAGCGCTGGATACCAAAACCCACAAAATTTACTTAAGCGTGGCCGAGTTTGAGCCGGGCACACGCAAAGCACTACCGGGCACATTTAAAGTACTGGTTTACAAGCTACAGTAA
- a CDS encoding TetR/AcrR family transcriptional regulator — protein MRLRDSEKVQLVKQKAIELIIKDGLEGFSMNKLARACQISVATLYIYYKDRDDLIINIAVEELRLMEETIVKDFDPLMSFEQGLRRQWENRYRYAVEKPGINLFFDQLRSSSYQEQFLSGYMADFKAMMGSFMQNIIERAEIDAMPFEIYWSIAFAPFYNLIRFDKEGKSMSGMPFKLTDEILWKTFDLVIKALKK, from the coding sequence ATGAGATTGAGAGATTCAGAAAAGGTACAATTAGTTAAACAGAAAGCTATCGAATTAATAATAAAAGATGGGCTGGAAGGGTTTAGCATGAATAAACTGGCCAGGGCTTGTCAAATTTCGGTAGCCACGCTTTATATATACTATAAAGACCGTGACGACCTGATCATTAACATAGCCGTGGAAGAATTACGGTTAATGGAAGAGACAATTGTAAAAGACTTTGATCCCTTAATGTCTTTTGAACAGGGCCTGCGCAGGCAATGGGAAAACCGCTACCGCTACGCCGTAGAAAAGCCAGGTATCAATTTGTTTTTTGATCAGCTACGCAGTTCCAGCTACCAGGAACAATTTCTGTCGGGTTACATGGCCGACTTTAAGGCAATGATGGGCAGCTTTATGCAAAACATCATTGAGCGTGCCGAGATAGACGCAATGCCCTTTGAAATATACTGGTCGATAGCGTTTGCTCCTTTTTATAACCTGATCCGTTTTGACAAGGAAGGTAAAAGCATGAGCGGCATGCCCTTTAAACTAACGGACGAAATACTTTGGAAAACCTTCGACCTGGTGATAAAAGCCCTTAAAAAATAA
- a CDS encoding sterol desaturase family protein, with protein MHKLSLFFSQHEDLTQVLLYAGVITGLWFAEMLASLDGIKIKWKHTSVNTLFIFTALPIQLVLTTFVVLISGWATAHHWGLINFIPFHTNPWVYYIVMFMMMDFCEYVYHVTMHKIEPLWKFHLVHHSDLKVDVSTTIREHPCETCIRTCFLMLWVFICGPAIGVLILRQTFQSFSNIVAHTEFQLPSKLNKIVGLVFITPNLHHVHHHYQLPYTDCNYGDVLSIWDRLFGTYANVDRKDIVFGIDTHMDENLNGKFLNVIKLPFQKFDHPQRRKQA; from the coding sequence ATGCATAAACTGAGCCTGTTTTTTTCTCAGCACGAAGACCTTACGCAAGTACTTTTATACGCCGGTGTAATTACGGGCCTGTGGTTTGCCGAAATGCTGGCCTCTCTTGACGGAATAAAGATCAAATGGAAACACACATCGGTTAACACCTTGTTCATATTTACTGCCCTGCCTATTCAACTGGTATTAACCACCTTTGTAGTTTTAATATCCGGCTGGGCCACCGCCCATCATTGGGGGCTTATCAATTTTATCCCGTTTCACACCAATCCATGGGTATATTACATCGTGATGTTTATGATGATGGATTTTTGCGAATATGTATACCATGTAACCATGCACAAGATAGAGCCGCTATGGAAATTTCACCTGGTGCATCATAGCGATCTTAAGGTAGATGTATCTACCACCATCAGAGAGCATCCTTGCGAAACCTGTATCCGTACCTGCTTTTTAATGCTTTGGGTATTTATTTGCGGCCCGGCTATCGGCGTTTTAATATTACGGCAAACCTTCCAGTCGTTTTCAAATATTGTTGCACATACCGAGTTCCAGCTACCTTCAAAGCTCAACAAAATTGTTGGCCTGGTATTTATTACCCCCAACCTGCACCATGTTCATCACCATTATCAACTGCCTTATACCGACTGTAACTATGGCGATGTACTAAGTATTTGGGACAGACTGTTTGGGACCTATGCCAACGTGGATAGGAAAGATATCGTTTTTGGCATTGATACCCATATGGACGAAAACCTAAACGGAAAATTCTTAAATGTAATAAAACTTCCGTTTCAAAAGTTTGACCATCCCCAAAGGCGGAAACAGGCATAA